In a single window of the Hyalangium gracile genome:
- a CDS encoding coiled-coil domain-containing protein, which yields MASRNRSAEQTKAAFEELARKTRNKPVVSAKEQEARHSHARNVLVDVSNLTAESAVKKVTEAGLTINRTLAGINEQVISLVEELKKLDEAIKLKTEELTALHGKDTAASAIDVLVAEYDKRKAELQLEMERLQKEIAETRAKSAAELAAEREAAEVARKRAEEQYSYDIQLQRKKEQDAFLEQLRQQTAAERDRKELLEKDWATREEALKLREKELVDLRKQVADFPAVLKKETDAAAAIVGNRVKSEWEMKFTLAQKDAETAQRVASMEIASLKEANTKQAQALQLLQTELAEAKRQVQAIAEKALESASGARALAEVQGVIASRDYPKNK from the coding sequence ATGGCATCGCGCAATCGTTCCGCTGAGCAGACCAAGGCCGCTTTCGAGGAGCTGGCCAGGAAGACCCGCAACAAGCCCGTCGTCTCCGCCAAGGAGCAGGAAGCGCGGCACTCCCACGCGCGCAACGTGCTGGTGGATGTCTCGAACCTCACCGCCGAGTCCGCCGTCAAGAAGGTGACCGAGGCGGGCCTCACCATCAACAGGACCCTGGCCGGCATCAACGAGCAGGTGATCTCGCTCGTGGAGGAGCTGAAGAAGCTCGACGAGGCCATCAAGCTGAAGACCGAGGAGCTCACGGCCCTGCACGGCAAGGACACCGCCGCCAGCGCCATCGACGTCCTGGTCGCGGAGTACGACAAGCGGAAGGCGGAGCTCCAGCTCGAGATGGAGCGGCTCCAGAAGGAGATCGCCGAGACGCGTGCGAAGTCCGCCGCGGAGCTCGCCGCGGAGCGGGAGGCCGCGGAGGTGGCTCGCAAGCGGGCGGAGGAGCAGTACAGCTACGACATCCAACTCCAGCGCAAGAAGGAGCAGGACGCCTTCCTGGAGCAGCTGCGTCAGCAGACCGCCGCCGAGCGCGATCGCAAGGAGCTGCTCGAGAAGGACTGGGCGACGCGTGAGGAGGCGCTGAAGCTGCGCGAGAAGGAACTGGTGGATCTGCGCAAGCAGGTGGCGGACTTCCCCGCCGTGCTGAAGAAGGAGACGGACGCGGCGGCGGCCATCGTCGGCAACCGCGTGAAGTCCGAGTGGGAGATGAAGTTCACGCTCGCCCAGAAGGACGCGGAGACCGCGCAGCGGGTGGCGAGCATGGAGATCGCCTCGCTCAAGGAGGCCAACACCAAGCAGGCCCAGGCCCTGCAGCTCCTCCAGACCGAGCTGGCCGAGGCCAAGCGTCAGGTCCAGGCCATCGCCGAGAAGGCCCTGGAGTCCGCCTCGGGAGCCCGCGCCCTCGCGGAGGTGCAGGGCGTCATCGCCAGCAGGGACTACCCCAAGAACAAGTAG
- a CDS encoding sigma 54-interacting transcriptional regulator produces MPLFLVLPDGRRILLEKPVVSVGTDSACDVVLQASGVKASHALLFRDARGWSVSPAASGCDVRVRGKRVELASLAPGDSFSVGSATLTLRSSEEPQAQAELPARAASSGRVVAVLAGFASRLLLQRPAAELLEAAMRGLAEAVAADVGFLVSAEGARRQVLCATGPVPEAAVVDSLVDRVVASGAPVLVPDVAADKALAGAPSVLALRLTSALVLPLRAGPAPLSVVYLGRRAGSPPFSATELEEAMALSALAALLLATSRELTELRAQVDNLTQRIEAATFEGLIGESRPMGELYRQVERLGPTSLNVLIQGETGTGKEGVARALHRRSGRRGRLVAINCAALPESLIERELFGHAKGAFSGAGADRPGLVEAADGGTLFLDEIGDMPRALQSRLLRVVQEREVTRLGENHPRKVDMRVISATHKPLKALVQQGVFREDLLFRLEEVRVDVPPLRERGDDVLLIAHHVLAQEARRAKGFTQKATEALRGHPFPGNVRELVSRVRRAAILASGELIGPADLELGGEQTPLLPLEEARDAFVNRYVREAIARSGGSKKDAAQALGIGLRSLFRYLGEGE; encoded by the coding sequence ATGCCCCTCTTCCTGGTCCTGCCCGATGGCCGCCGCATCCTCCTGGAGAAGCCCGTGGTGTCCGTGGGCACCGACTCCGCCTGTGACGTCGTCCTCCAGGCCTCCGGTGTGAAGGCCAGCCACGCCCTGCTGTTCCGCGACGCGCGCGGCTGGTCCGTGTCTCCCGCGGCCAGTGGCTGTGACGTGCGCGTGCGCGGCAAGCGCGTGGAGCTGGCTTCGCTCGCCCCGGGTGATTCCTTCTCCGTGGGCAGCGCCACCCTCACCCTGCGCTCCTCCGAGGAGCCCCAGGCCCAGGCGGAGCTCCCAGCCAGGGCTGCTTCCTCCGGGAGGGTGGTCGCGGTGCTCGCGGGCTTCGCGTCCCGGCTGCTGCTGCAGCGCCCCGCCGCGGAGCTGCTGGAGGCGGCCATGCGCGGGCTGGCGGAGGCCGTCGCGGCGGACGTGGGCTTCCTGGTGTCCGCGGAAGGAGCCCGTCGCCAGGTGCTGTGCGCCACGGGCCCCGTGCCCGAGGCGGCGGTGGTGGACAGCCTCGTGGATCGAGTGGTGGCCTCGGGAGCCCCCGTGCTGGTGCCGGACGTGGCCGCGGACAAGGCGCTGGCCGGCGCGCCCAGCGTCCTGGCCCTGCGCCTCACCTCCGCCCTGGTGCTGCCTCTGCGCGCGGGGCCGGCGCCGCTCTCGGTCGTGTACCTCGGACGGCGCGCGGGCAGCCCTCCCTTCTCCGCCACCGAGCTGGAGGAGGCCATGGCCCTCTCCGCGCTGGCGGCGCTGCTGCTGGCCACCTCGCGCGAGTTGACCGAGCTGCGCGCGCAGGTGGACAACCTCACCCAGCGCATCGAGGCGGCCACCTTCGAGGGCCTCATCGGCGAGTCGCGCCCCATGGGCGAGCTCTACCGGCAGGTGGAGCGCCTGGGGCCCACCTCGCTCAACGTGCTGATTCAAGGCGAGACGGGAACCGGCAAGGAGGGCGTGGCGCGGGCGCTGCATCGGCGCAGCGGGCGGCGAGGGCGGCTGGTGGCCATCAACTGCGCCGCCCTGCCCGAGTCCCTCATCGAGCGGGAGCTGTTCGGCCACGCCAAGGGCGCCTTCTCCGGAGCGGGCGCGGACCGCCCCGGGCTGGTGGAGGCCGCGGACGGGGGCACCCTCTTCCTGGACGAGATTGGCGACATGCCGCGCGCGCTCCAGTCCCGCCTGCTGCGCGTGGTGCAGGAGCGCGAAGTCACCCGGCTGGGCGAGAACCACCCGCGCAAGGTGGACATGCGCGTCATCTCCGCCACCCACAAGCCGCTCAAGGCCCTGGTACAGCAGGGCGTCTTCCGGGAGGACCTGCTCTTCCGGCTCGAAGAGGTGCGCGTGGACGTACCGCCCCTGAGAGAGCGCGGCGACGACGTACTGCTCATCGCCCACCACGTGCTGGCCCAGGAGGCCCGCCGCGCGAAGGGCTTCACTCAGAAGGCCACCGAGGCACTGCGCGGCCACCCCTTCCCCGGCAATGTGCGCGAGCTGGTGTCGCGGGTGCGGCGCGCGGCCATCCTCGCCTCGGGAGAGCTCATCGGCCCGGCGGACCTGGAGCTGGGCGGAGAGCAGACGCCCCTTCTCCCGCTGGAGGAGGCTCGCGACGCCTTCGTGAACCGGTACGTGCGCGAGGCCATCGCCCGCAGCGGAGGGAGCAAGAAGGACGCGGCGCAGGCCCTCGGCATCGGCCTGCGCTCGCTGTTCCGCTACCTGGGTGAGGGAGAATGA
- a CDS encoding DNA topoisomerase IV subunit B family protein encodes MAELSPSVASVRKRPGMYVGDTGEYGLYHLVYFLLDAAAAEARGSQLQQLIFSLGEDGGVELLEDGRPVPPDELPDLLTRWEPHRATDAYEPLRFESLCVFALSEHFELEAWDGSRQWRLRGQAGVLLELPTPEPRQEPGHPGPRGTRVRFIPDRTLFEPGLTFNVRRLHLRCRELAALTPGLSIHFRSPRLQDWLQYPLGLGGLVQELTEPQLTRLQTPIMAEAQWEDVQVRCALQWSRGPDCQVWSFANTVRTRKGGHHVDGALDALGAAVGRMGRRKKPRPHASLLPGLTLVVAVDGPRSRMVFAGPTKDLLATEGLREGVASALTPVLERALRDHDTDGVPWIR; translated from the coding sequence ATGGCAGAACTCTCTCCGAGCGTGGCGTCCGTCCGTAAGCGTCCAGGGATGTATGTGGGTGACACGGGAGAGTACGGCCTCTACCACCTCGTCTACTTTCTGCTGGACGCTGCCGCGGCGGAGGCTCGCGGCAGCCAACTCCAGCAGCTGATTTTCTCTCTCGGTGAAGATGGAGGCGTGGAGCTGCTGGAGGATGGGCGGCCTGTTCCTCCGGATGAGCTGCCGGATCTCCTGACACGGTGGGAGCCGCACCGTGCCACGGACGCCTACGAGCCGCTGCGGTTCGAGAGCCTCTGCGTCTTTGCCCTCTCGGAACACTTCGAGCTGGAGGCCTGGGACGGGTCCAGACAGTGGCGCCTCCGAGGCCAGGCGGGAGTCCTCCTCGAGCTCCCCACGCCGGAGCCGCGCCAGGAGCCTGGGCACCCCGGGCCCCGAGGCACTCGAGTCCGGTTCATTCCAGACCGGACCCTCTTCGAGCCAGGGCTGACGTTCAATGTCCGCAGACTGCACCTGCGTTGCCGGGAGCTCGCGGCGCTGACGCCTGGACTGAGCATCCACTTTCGCAGCCCCCGCCTTCAGGACTGGCTCCAGTACCCCCTCGGGCTCGGGGGCCTCGTGCAGGAGCTGACGGAGCCTCAGCTGACGCGCCTGCAGACGCCGATCATGGCGGAGGCGCAGTGGGAGGATGTCCAGGTGCGCTGTGCTCTGCAGTGGAGCCGGGGGCCCGACTGCCAGGTGTGGTCCTTCGCGAACACCGTGCGCACGCGCAAGGGGGGACACCACGTGGATGGAGCGCTGGACGCTCTCGGAGCCGCGGTGGGCCGTATGGGACGGCGCAAGAAGCCCAGGCCGCACGCGAGCCTGCTGCCGGGCCTCACGCTGGTGGTGGCCGTCGACGGGCCGCGCTCGCGAATGGTCTTCGCGGGCCCCACGAAGGATCTGCTGGCGACCGAGGGCCTGCGGGAAGGAGTGGCCTCCGCCCTCACTCCGGTCCTGGAGCGTGCGCTTCGGGATCACGACACCGACGGGGTGCCCTGGATCCGCTGA